The following proteins are encoded in a genomic region of Fusarium keratoplasticum isolate Fu6.1 chromosome 9, whole genome shotgun sequence:
- a CDS encoding Fungal-trans domain-containing protein produces MFARMRSMPYLQSLEARVQEQNLQEQSLQPQQPAMTPPRSTIPSEQLSGIDPAILSPTERSSHTQGHSDTAGSSTQVPCQVDPALNSPEFNRNPLVDNGEVFARDPHGKFWYMGPTSSWAFCRRVLAIIGSCMPKPEPPVYPWDLETINLTWSPVGLYDQPDVSGLPSCEYALYLLSTVQYHLGSLYEIIDHESFREQVERFYKDPAGEAYRSRFWYSQFLLVLAFGEAFLNTGSNKGVPGIKYASRGLSLIPSLIPLDKDKESLAVVQAHCLAALYLQAVDLRLMAFQVIGQGLRLAIIEGWHRHMPPEDVGEQHSKRCNTIFWISYIIDREYGPLVGAPSSIRDEDITTKLPSDIGGSLRADALTLQIRMSRLTATILNGVYGVDRNFDGTLLNDTQSVLHSLADVSRDITAFLETRLQKTNIRSSKIATRLILSYHHCVVLTTRPLVMCVLQRRLTGSDGDRTIPDGPISSLLQSCVHSALNILKTLRALGDENLLDSFLPFQMETVFSSAFLLYVIDAVSPGFVPDQTWLATAHGIFDTMIAKGSPATPLRKRELQRLEQIMTSYLDSGSKTNPSPLQFQEEPILRRGMDIPDQTATTDVAYVDETSPWGLLGSHGGYILSPGEIMQLAEGLNMEDFMVTPEDGVALGEHGQVEINRDTGP; encoded by the exons ATGTTTGCGCGC ATGCGCTCGATGCC CTATCTTCAGTCGCTGGAAGCCCGGGTACAAGAGCAAAATCTTCAAGAACAGAGTCttcagccacagcagccGGCCATGACGCCGCCGCGGTCAACCATTCCGTCGGAACAGCTCAGCGGTATCGACCCGGCGATTCTGAGCCCAACAGAGCGCTCATCACACACCCAGGGCCATTCAGATACGGCTGGGAGCAGCACTCAGGTCCCCTGCCAAGTTGACCCTGCATTGAACTCCCCCGAGTTCAATCGCAACCCGCTTGTCGACAACGGAGAAGTATTTGCCCGTGATCCTCACGGCAAATTCT GGTATATGGGACCAACGTCGTCTTGGGCCTTTTGCAGGCGtgtcctcgccatcatcgggAGCTGCATGCCCAAGCCGGAACCTCCAGTTTACCCCTGGgacctcgagaccatcaatCTGACCTGGAGTCCTGTCGGGTTGTATGATCAGCCAGACGTTTCGGGGCTCCCATCATGCGAGTATGCGCTCTATCTATTGTCCACGGTTCAGTACCATCTCGGATCGCTCTACGAAATCATCGACCATGAGTCCTTCCGTGAGCAGGTCGAGCGCTTCTACAAAGATCCTGCAGGAGAGGCTTATCGGTCGAGGTTCTGGTATTCACAGTTTTTGCTAGTGCTGGCATTTGGTGAAGCCTTTTTGAACACTGGCTCAAACAAGGGCGTTCCGGGCATCAAATATGCTTCACGAGGGTTATCATTGATACCAAGTCTCATTCCGCtagacaaggacaaggaatCGTTGGCGGTGGTACAAGCTCATTGTCTAGCGGCTTTGTACCTCCAAGCGGTTGACTTGCGACTGATGGCATTTCAGGTT ATTGGGCAAGGATTGCGTCTCGCAATCATTGAAGGATGGCATAGACACATGCCACCAGAAGATGTTGGCGAGCAGCACTCGAAACGCTGCAACACGATTTTTTGGATCTCGTACATCATTGATCGAGAATACGGCCCTTTGGTCGGAGCCCCGAGTTCCATCAGAGATGAAGACATCACAACAAAGCTGCCCTCCGATATCGGCGGTTCTCTAAGGGCCGATGCCCTCACGCTGCAGATTCGCATGTCTCGTCTAACAGCGACAATACTGAACG GCGTTTATGGAGTTGACAGAAACTTTGACGGGACTCTACTCAATGATACGCAATCGGTGCTACACAGTCTTGCGGACGTTTCGAGAGATATCACCGCGTTTCTCGAGACGAGGCTTCAGAAAACAAACATTCGCTCTTCAAAGATCGCCACAAGGTTGATTCTTTCGTATCATCAC TGTGTTGTTTTAACAACTCGACCTTTGGTCATGTGTGTCTTGCAAAGACGATTGACTGGGAGTGATGGAGACCGAACCATACCTGATGGTCCCATCAGTTCGTTGCTGCAGTCGTGTGTTCATTCAGCCTTGAACATTCTAAAGACGTTACGAGCACTCGGAGATGAAAATCTTCTAG ACTCCTTTCTGCCGTTTCAAATGGAGACggtcttctcatcagcctTTCTCCTCTACGTTATCGACGCAGTATCACCCGGTTTCGTGCCAGACCAAACCTGGCTTGCAACTGCACACGGAATATTCGACACAATGATTGCAAAAGGCAGTCCAGCAACACCACTTCGAAAACGAGAGCTACAACGCTTGGAGCAGATCATGACATCGTACCTTGACTCCGGATCCAAGACGAACCCTTCACCGTTGCAATTCCAGGAAGAGCCCATACTGAGGCGGGGAATGGATATACCTGATCAAACAGCAACGACAGACGTTGCGTATGTGGATGAGACTTCCCCTTGGGGACTGCTGGGCTCTCATGGAGGGTATATCTTGTCGCCCGGGGAGATTATGCAGTTGGCTGAGGGACTCAACATGGAGGATTTCATGGTTACACCCGAGGATGGTGTGGCTCTGGGGGAGCATGGCCAGGTCGAGATAAACAGGGATACTGGACCGTGA
- a CDS encoding Opsin-1, which produces MDSVIEAIKTKPVGPIPTVIPEPTHYETAGHNGIRALWVLFFMMVVASAVFALLSWNVAVQRRIFYFLTTLTTIISALAYFAMASGHASTFNCVSVRDHHKHIPDTFHDVCRQVYWARFVDWAITTPILVLELCLVAGVDGAHTVMAIVANVIMMLTGLFAAIGHANTAQKWGWYAISCIAYLFTIWHVSIHGARASRARGTKVSRLFGSLATFALILWTIYVVVWGAAGGAWRVKVGTEIIIYAVLDVLAKAILGLWLITAARQNRETTPEVGGYWAHGAGTEGAIRIGDDEEGA; this is translated from the exons ATGGATTCTGTgattgaggccatcaagaccaagcccGTTGGGCCGATCCCGACCGTCATTC CTGAGCCGACTCATTACGAGACAGCCGGGCACAATGGAATCCGCGCTCTATGGgttctcttcttcatgatggtggtggctTCCGCCGTCTTCGCCCTCCTCTCGTGGAACGTCGCCGTCCAGCGTCGCATCTTTTACTTCCTCACCACCCtgaccaccatcatctccgcGCTCGCCTACTTTGCCATGGCCTCCGGGCATGCGTCCACCTTTAACTGCGTCAGCGTCCGAGATCACCACAAGCACATTCCCGATACGTTCCACGATGTGTGCCGTCAGGTCTACTGGGCTCGTTTTGTGGACTGGGCCATCACAACTCCCATCCTGGTTCTCGAGCTTTGTCTGGtggctggtgttgatggagcGCATACCGTCATGGCTATTGTGGCGAATGTTATCATGATGCTTACGGGTCTTTTTGCTGCTATTGGTCATGCGAATACTGCTCAGAAATGGGGATGGTATGCCATCAGTTGCATTGCCTATCTCTTCACCATCTGGCATGTCTCTATCCATGGTGCtagagcttctcgagctcgtgGTACCAAGGTCTCCCGACTGTTTGGCTCCCTCGCCACTTTTGCCCTCATTCTCTGGACCATCTACGTTGT GGTCTGGGGTGCTGCTGGCGGTGCTTGGAGGGTCAAGGTCGGCACCGAGATCATCATCTACGCCGTCCTCGATGtccttgccaaggccatccttggcctttggcTAATTACGGCTGCTCGTCAGAACCGCGAGACGACCCCCGAGGTTGGTGGCTACTGGGCTCATGGAGCTGGTACCGAGGGAGCGATTCGCAttggcgatgacgaggagggcgcGTAA